In Antechinus flavipes isolate AdamAnt ecotype Samford, QLD, Australia chromosome 6, AdamAnt_v2, whole genome shotgun sequence, the sequence ACACAGTAAatcatagcagatgcttaataaatattgattgactgatgATAGCAATTATGAATATATGAGCTCCTTTAAGGTTTTGCATCCCTTGAATATTGGTGCCTAGCAAATCACCTACATCACATGGTGGGAGTTTCTTCaccattttttatataattgaaataagTCAAGACACATtctacagaaaagaaagaagtttggGCATTGGAGCAAGTTAGTCCttttaaaaaagtcaattttCTAGCTCTGAATTTAGTCAAGATGGGGGAAGCTCTTATGAAGAATGGAAACACCCTTGGTagttgatgaaaaagaaaaaaataacccatCTCTTGTGAGAAAATGACTCTTAGTCTTGTCCTTTAAATCCATTCTACAATCCAGcacaagggagggagaaagaatattctcaatctctctcatttcctccatctcttcctccctccctatcttcCAAGTAGCATTAAAACATGATTTGAAGAAAATTGGACAAGGGTAATAGGTTAGGGTGTTTGAAATCCCAGAGATGTGGAATGTCTTGGTCATGAGTGTTTCCCATATGTATATCTCTTGACTAATTGTACAGAGTTGTTTTTCCTGTCCTCCAACTCATATGGTTTGTATTTGTGGGAAAGCGTGGTAAAGTTTATGAGGGAATATCTTATTGGCACTATTTATGCTATActgttttcttaaatatttctctttttaagttAATTGCATGAACTAAATGATGCTAAGGCATGAGATTTTGTAAGTTACTGTAATGTCTTGATCTGTGAATAATCAGTACCCTGAATTCCTTGCATCAGTCACAGTCATCTTGTAAATTAGCTGGAAGCAGTTACCATATTTGACGTAACTATCATTTCAAATATTGTCAATTCAAATACCTGTAACTATTCTAGAAAATCCATTATTTGGATtgctattatataatttttaagattgGGGTTTTCAAATTACCATAAACTTGGGGTTGGTACTCTGCCTTAGATACCCAACTCTCTACTGTAAGTTGTTGGGAAAAGATAGTTCCCAAAATGATATTACATTGCTTTATAGCCACATTTGGTACATATcaataattacatttttcttatagATAATGCattgttattgatattattatcttcatttaaatttggaattttgatagaactagaaaaatatccAGACATGGATGCCAATTAGGAACTTCTCCATAATGTATTTTCTTAAAGAACTTCTTGGGGAACTTAAAATTTGTAACTTACTCAGAGTTAAATGGCTAGCATATTTCCAAAGGAATTATTGAACTCAAGGCTTTCTAATTCCCATGCCTACCATGTTCCTATCATGCTAAGATACTCTAAGATTATATAGTATGTAATTTCCACTCACAGCTATCACAcaattattttcatcaaaatacaaagtttagagctagaaaagaccttcAAGAATCCacaagcatattttctttttctagagatGTGGAAAATGGGGACCCCAAAGGTCACTTAGGTGACCTTTAGGCAAAATGGAGCTGTGACTCCTGATGACACACTCTGTAAATTATGAAATAGTGCTCTGATCCCaataatttcctttgtttttcccttACCACAATGCtgtgaatagaaaagagaaagagtttcgTTTTAAATCCAGAAGTTCACAAAAGCTCTCAAATTACATTAACTGGATTTTCTGAATCCCAAGATACTCTTGAAAGTTAGGGAAAAAATTGTGATGTCTTCTGTGGATTCTGGGATAGATCAGAAGTACAGCAACCTGATGTTCAGTACAAAGTGGAAGGAAGCAGTATTTCCATGCTAGAAATGCTTCAAGTTGAAGACTAGTGGTTGATTGGGAATAACTGACCTTAGAGGACAAAGAGAACTTAATGATGAAGAGAGGTCATTCCTAGAAACTTTTcagtcatcaagaatttattatgtgctaaATACACGTGAGGCACAATGCTAAATGATGGCTAATGgcagctttatttttttcacctttgatCACTTGGGGGAGAGAACTTATTTGTGGAGAATAATAAAGAACATATAAAAAGCTGAGGTGCTTAGCAATCTTGATATAAATGGCTTCTTCCACCTTTCCCTGTTTTGTATCATGGGAACCTAGATGGGAAAGGTgagtagaatggaaagaaagctaGACATGGAATGAGAAAGACAAATTCAATTCAGCTACCATCACTTATAAGAAATGTGTTTCTAACCActacttcagttttttcatctgtaaaatgatgatattaGTAGCACCTATCTTTATTTCTCCCCatctttttagaatttctataTTCTATTTGTTCCCAATTACacgaaaaataaaaataaatttaaccttcatgctttataattttaaattccaaattttcacTTGCCCTATCTCCTCTACCCCATCACTGAAAGACAAACACTTTGATAAAGGTTTTACATgggaaattatgtaaaatatatttccattttagattgtaaaggaaaagaaaaaaaggatatttcaatctgtattactctttaaaattgtcttggatttttCTATCACTGGGAATAACTGTCATTCACTTTTGATCACTGCATGATATTACTATTTCAGCGTACAAtgttctcatggtttttctcacttcactttgaatcagtttgCCAGGgtttttttctgtgtctttgcAGGTTTGTTACTGAGAAAATCCTGTTCCTCATTtgttatggcacaataatattccattgcaatcatataccacaacttgtttagcagTTTTCCGATTCATGCATGTTCTCTTGATTTCCAAaactttgccaccacaaaaagagatacCAGAAATACTTTTGTATCacataggtcctttccccttttctgaaaCCTTTTTGCCTTTCCAAATCTTGATCTTCCTTCCAGGAAATGATTGATGACAGGGATCGTTACACAAACACTTACCACATTTTCTCCAAGAACCTCCAGAAGTTGCCAGAGATCCTAGAATCTGAGAGTGTCATCAACTGGAAACAAAGTCTCACAATCCAAGGTACCATATTGAAAATTAGAGATTTCTtctgaacctcacaacaacccagtggGGAAGGCACTTCTAGGATtgtgaagaagaaaatttaggctCAGAGTAAGCAACTTTGCCCAGGACTAAACAATGAATGAGcttcagaaacaggatttgaggCAAAATCTTTCGGACCCCCAAGTCCAGTGCTCCATACCCTGTTTTATGCTCCCATTGTGCTTACTCTTTATCTGGTACCATACTATATTTGGATATAACCAAAGGGAATATAACATGATGAGTGCTCTGAAGAAATTTACAATGATGGAAAGAAACACACAAATAATGtgtattatataaatgagaaaataatcagGGAGATAGGGTGTGAAGCCATCATAACCAGtttgagataaggaaactgaagctttgaAAGGTAAAGTAGCTTACCAAGGCAACACATCTAATATGAGAGATCTaggaccctaaacaagtcacttagcttttctgggcctcaatttctcccTGTGTAAAATGAGTGTAAAATAGCCTCTAAAGTCTATTCCAGCTTTAAATCAATGATGCTATGATTTTCTGCTAAGATAGTTAAGCTATATTCACATTATCCTCTTTTCTCTAGGTTGTCAAAAGGGTTtagatgaaaagatcagagatgCTGTGGCTTCCAAGTCAATACAGGTGAATTACAACAAGAGGTTTCTCTACGTAACAGACAATGTTCTGAAATCCATTACCTCTAATACAAGCAAGTTGATGAAGCCCCTTAAAGTAGCCAGTGCAGAAAATTTAAAGTTCATAAGGTAAGAAATCATCAATTAATAaggaataaacattcattaaggaaTAAACAAACATTCAGTTAGCTTTCCTATGTGAAAAGTTtgttataaaatatagatatataaactcAAAATGAATCAATACCATTGGTCTCTGTAGAGAGGTAGTACACAGATACATttcatgtgtgtacatatacatgcattgtatataacacaaacacaaaatagatatgatgagATTGGATGGCAATGGGAAAAATGCAAGAAGAGAAGAATACAGGTGAATCAGGAAAGGCTCTGTATAGAAAGTCATTCTTTAACTTAATTGTTAAGGAAACTAATGGTTTTAAGAAGAAAGGTAAATATATTTTGCTCTGCTGTATCTGTAAGTGCGTGCCTAGAGAAATTTGAtagaaaattaagattttttttcttttttaaataaaattcaaatttattcattaatttatttttagttatacatgtacattcatattttctaaatatttccttgtaaatcatgttgggagagaaaaataggaaaaaactacaaaagaaaaataaaatagaaaaaaaaaagaaaaaagagaacatagcaggtgttgatttacatttagtctccatagttctctattTGGATGTGAATGGTGCTtcctatccaaaatttattgggattgcttggatcactgaactgctgggAAAAACCTAGTCTGTCATAGTCAATCATctcacaatcttgctattactgtgtatgatgTATTTCCTGGTGAtattgctcagcatcagttcatataaatcttttcaggcctttcgaAGATTAAATTGTTCATTAtctttaatagaacaataatattccattacttgcatggatcataacttattcagccattccccaattgatgggcatatacttattttccaatttttttttgccaccacataaAGAGAAGCTACATTTTTATGCACgtgggtcattttccctcctttataatttctttgggatacagacccagtagtggcactgttggatcaaagtgtatgcacagtttgatagccttttgagcatagttccagattgctcttcagaatgattggatcagttcacaattccatcaacaatgtattagtgtcctagttttcccacatctcttccaatatttatcattatctttttctggcatcttagccaatctgacaggtgtgaagtggtatctcagagtttttttaatctgcatttctctaatcaatagagatttagagcatttttatatgactattaatgaataataatcaaattatttcttGATAACAAGAAATCAAACTAACTGACTACAataaattttagtttcttcatcagaaaattgtctattttatcctttgaccattaatttattggggaatgacctgtattcttataaatttcacacacacacacacacacacacacacacacacacgcacacacgctaTGAGGACTTTATCTGAAACACTAGCtgcaaaaattttcccccagctttgtgtttcccttctaattttggttgtgttgattttgtttctgcaaaaactttttaattttatcaaagttgtccattttgcctttaatGATGTTCTTTagctcttctttggccataaattcctcccttcttcaaaaatatgataaataaactatcccttgctctcctaatttgcttatactatcacccTTTACACCTAAATTATGTACcgattttgatcttattttcatATGAAATGTGAGGTGTAGGTCTATGagaagtttctgacattattttttagttttctaggagctggagtttggggtttgtcaaatactagattactgtagtcattgattattgtgttatgtgtctttaacctattccactgatctatcacttgatttcttagccaatactataCATTTTTAATGTTTGCTGCTTTATAATGGAATTTTAGGTCTGGAACTGCTAGGCTAGCTTTTTTCATTAATACCCttgatattttaagattttattattttttctagcgcTATGAAAATTATGTTTTGGCAATTTGGTATAGCAGttaacaagtagaccaatttaggtagaatggTCATTTTTATTAGTTCTGCCTATCCATGTGCaacatatatttttccaattgcttaatttagatctgattttatttgcatgAGAAGTGTTCTagaattgtgttcatatagtttctgggtttgtcttggcaggtagacacacaaatattttatttaatctacagttattttaaatggaattttttttctatctcttgctgctgggtggCTTTgttaataacatatataaaagctgatattttatatcctgcaactttgataaagctgttcatttttccaagtagatttttgaatgattttctaggattctccaaTTATATcctcatatcatttgcaaagagtgataattttatctcctcattgcctgttctaattcctttaatctctttttcttctcttattgtgaAAGCCAACAAGATCTAGTAtttaacaataatgatgataatgggcatccttctttcacctctgatcttactggaaatgcttctagcttctccccattacaaaatatatatatatatataaatatatatatatatatatatatatatatatatatatatatatatatatatatatatatatatatttgttgatggttttagatagacacTGCTGATCATTTAATTCCTAATTAATTCATCATTCATTCCTAAGCTctgctagtgtttttaataggaatgggtgctgtatttctgcatctattgaaattatcatatgatttctgttagttttattacttatatggtcaattatgccaattttttaatattgaatcagtccAGCATTCCTGATATTGatctcacttggtcatagtgtattatcctgatgataagtTATGATAATCtctttactatattttattttaaaatgttgcctCAATATTCTGTGAGTCCATTCATATCTATGATTTTTAGGGTGAGTACCAACCTAGGGAATGTGAGGAGTAAACACCTCAAAGAGGAAGATGTAAGACCTCTTTGGGAAATAACAAGAGATCaagcaatgtatttttttttaattttaatttttaaattaattttttgcaATGTTTTCCTTTGTAGTACAAATAATAACTTCAGACCTTCCCTGTTGAGTGTTTTCCATGCTGAACTTATAAACAATAACTGGAAATTTGGACAGAATGAGAAGAGCTTGAGATTTGTCAAACGTTGCCTCCAAAACTTTCCGGGATACTGTCTGCTAGATTCAGAAGGCAATCCTATTTCTTGGACTATACTGGAACACACTAGTGAAATGAGAATGAGCTATAGTCTACCTGAATATCAACGCAGAGGTTTTGCAAAGCAGGTAATGAATAATTTTATGGAATATCTGCAGAAGAATGATACGATATTTTATGGCCAAGTGGAGGAGACGAATGAGGCTGCCCAAAAATTTCTGAAATCAGTTGGTTTCTCTGCAGTTGACTGTGGTGGGTATGAGTGGGAATGCATTCCAGCTGACTTTATTTAATGACCACTTTTTTAACCCAACTAACCTAACCACTAAACTCTATTTGCAACTTTTGAGCTGTTCATGGGAGACATCATCCATCAATGGAAACTGACAATTATTTAGATGTTCACAATTTATGCCCTCTCAATAATACGATAGATGAAATTTACGGAGAAATGTTAGCCTTTGAATCAGAAACATCTGGATTCAATTCTCACTTGTTTCTAATAAtatatgtgaccctaggcaagtcttaGTTCCTAAAGACATAAAATAAGGGACTTGGATAGTTAATTGACAAAGCTCCTTCTAGCTTTCACATTCTATAATCTACAATGGTTTACACTGACATTGTGAAATTTGTATCAGGATTTAAGGCTGTCTTGTTACATTCCCTATCCAAATACCCTAAATAACTAATCAAAAAGGCATACCCCTAAACTGGAAAATCTCTTAAATCTCTTTTATATGAATcttgaaggatgaacaacagaaTTGTATGCACATAATATAAAGCAAGTTAAAAGTTTGATACTTTGGGATTGTAacaaatctttatattttatttcttttggtaaAATTTTTTTACCCCTTGTTGCATTTAGAGAGAGTTAGagggtgcagtggagagagtggtggcaaatctggagtcaggaagactcataatcctgaattcaaatgtgacctcaaatacttaatagttgtataactctggacaaatcacttaatctttttttttgccttagattcctcatctataaaatgagctgaagga encodes:
- the LOC127541633 gene encoding glycine N-acyltransferase-like protein 2: MIRLHEAKMLQTLHRSLIPNIPEAIKVYGAIFHINCGNPFNLEVLVDSWPDYHTVITRPQKQEMIDDRDRYTNTYHIFSKNLQKLPEILESESVINWKQSLTIQGCQKGLDEKIRDAVASKSIQVNYNKRFLYVTDNVLKSITSNTSKLMKPLKVASAENLKFISTNNNFRPSLLSVFHAELINNNWKFGQNEKSLRFVKRCLQNFPGYCLLDSEGNPISWTILEHTSEMRMSYSLPEYQRRGFAKQVMNNFMEYLQKNDTIFYGQVEETNEAAQKFLKSVGFSAVDCGGYEWECIPADFI